A genomic window from Silene latifolia isolate original U9 population chromosome Y, ASM4854445v1, whole genome shotgun sequence includes:
- the LOC141631265 gene encoding uncharacterized protein LOC141631265, whose translation MALKADMSKAYDRLNWNFIRGVLSSLNLPDSMVHLIMSTIETVSYEILINGAPMENVEPCCGIRQGDPLSPYIFALCTEVLSQMILYAQDGNLVKGIKICKNGPEISYLLFADDSLFFLRGDYENMDFLMNLIDEYCAASGQCLNKYKSSILFSPNCSLMMVKKCLTNFKLAPKHDLGNYLGLPTSIESSKRELFTFLVEKTKRRLSSWNNILLSSAGKLTLIHSVLSSLSLFSLSVFRIPNRWKAPNASSWALKSLVWGSDLIFNNIAWSIGSSSRLNAWKSKWIEGCSLHDLCGDSFDVPSDSTLLHGVYTVKSGYYVAKALSDGPTTGADRSRMPPTIVAFCKSKLWKLPISHKLRVFLWKFMANALPVGSEFLKRTMSWRSSCTLCEGLPTCVESISHLFRDCSFAKALWFGCPLGIRITGGVDINVRIWVINWVKYFLIGPDPNSLLFPLIATLWRIWCCRNDMVFRSRRPWPMGALNSILGDIECMNEAVCNKDACLLQASVLDFSSDFGLAKRIRNSFPYWIVGRPTCGNVCTVKCDAAWRADRSSCMGWFLLDGDGILRISAHARLFASSALQAEGQAAIQALKWALEEGYLHDIKSIVSCFHCCSLSFCPRGVNRIAHNLAQETLLVFLEERPSQPRRKAMETAVTKLSETMELMIARLEAIAEKMRGEKTITSPSEISELEKRIELMQSRLKLSKNIRYDPPAQDHHRPKNLFVGKVLVSCPEYLPGAKNEVRLEDFGINCTPYILRSGNKIHGILDDNEDDIYLTRGAIVPRT comes from the exons ATGGCATTAAAGGCTGATATGAGTAAAGCATATGATAGACTAAACTGGAATTTCATAAGAGGGGTGCTTTCTTCCTTAAATTTGCCTGACTCTATGGTTCATCTCATTATGAGTACTATTGAAACTGTTTCCTATGAAATCCTAATTAATGGTGCTCCTATGGAAAATGTTGAACCTTGCTGTGGGATTCGGCAAGGTGATCCTTTATCCCCCTATATTTTTGCGCTGTGCACGGAAGTCTTATCCCAAATGATTCTCTATGCCCAGGATGGTAATCTTGTTAAGGGTATTAAGATATGTAAGAACGGTCCGGAAATCTCCTACCTTTTGTTTGCAGATGATTCACTCTTCTTTCTTCGTGGTGACTATGAGAATATGGACTTTCTTATGAACCTTATCGATGAATATTGTGCTGCCTCTGGACAATGCCTTAATAAATATAAGTCCTCTATTCTTTTCAGTCCAAATTGCTCACTCATGATGGTCAAAAAGTGCTTGACTAACTTTAAACTAGCTCCTAAGCATGATCTTGGTAACTATCTTGGCTTACCAACGAGTATTGAGTCTTCTAAGAGGGAGCTTTTTACTTTTCTTGTCGAAAAAACTAAGCGAAGGCTATCCTCTTGGAATAATATTCTTCTTTCTTCGGCTGGTAAACTGACTCTTATTCATTCTGTTCTCTCTTCACTATCCCTTTTCTCTCTATCGGTATTTCGCATACCG AATCGTTGGAAGGCTCCCAATGCGTCGTCATGGGCTCTCAAAAGTCTTGTCTGGGGTTCCGATCTTATCTTCAATAACATTGCTTGGTCAATTGGATCTTCATCTCGACTTAATGCTTGGAAGAGTAAATGGATAGAGGGTTGTAGTCTTCATGATCTTTGCGGAGATTCTTTTGACGTTCCTTCTGACTCCACGCTCTTG CATGGTGTCTACACTGTCAAGTCGGGTTACTATGTTGCTAAGGCCTTATCTGATGGACCTACCACGGGTGCTGATCGCTCTAGAATGCCTCCTACCATTGTGGCCTTCTGCAAATCAAAGCTGTGGAAGTTGCCTATTTCTCACAAACTAAGGGtgtttttatggaaatttatggctAATGCCCTTCCCGTGGGGTCTGAATTTCTCAAGCGCACGATGAGTTGGCGTTCCTCTTGTACTCTCTGCGAAGGCTTACCTACTTGTGTGGAATCTATCTCTCACCTTTTCAGAGATTGTAGCTTTGCAAAAGCTCTTTGGTTTGGCTGCCCTTTAGGAATTAGAATCACTGGGGGGGTGGATATTAATGTCAGGATTTGGGTCATAAACTGGGTCAAGTATTTCTTAATTGGCCCAGATCCTAACTCCCTCCTTTTTCCTCTTATCGCTACCCTTTGGAGAATTTGGTGTTGCAGGAATGATATGGTCTTCAGGAGTCGTCGCCCATGGCCTATGGGTGCCCTCAATTCTATTCTTGGTGACATTGAGTGTATGAATGAGGCTGTGTGCAATAAGGACGCTTGCCTCCTTCAAGCGTCTGTGTTGGACTTCTCTTCTGATTTTGGTCTAGCAAAGAGAATTAGAAACTCATTTCCCTATTGGATTGTTGGGAGGCCTACGTGTGGAAATGTTTGTACTGTTAAGTGTGATGCTGCTTGGAGGGCTGATAGAAGTTCTTGCATGGGGTGGTTCTTATTGGACGGTGATGGGATTTTAAGGATTTCTGCGCATGCTCGCTTGTTTGCCTCTTCTGCCCTGCAAGCTGAAGGTCAGGCTGCAATCCAGGCGTTAAAATGGGCCTTGGAGGAAGGGTATCTTCAC GATATTAAGTCTATTGTGTCTTGTTTTCACTGTTGCTCTCTTAGCTTCTGTCCTAGGGGAGTGAATAGGATAGCTCATAATCTTGCTCAAGAAACTCTGTT GGTTTTTCTTGAAGAAAGGCCATCTCAACCCCGAAGAAAAGCAATGGAAACTGCCGTCACTAAGCTGAGTGAAACTATGGAGTTGATGATAGCTCGATTGGAGGCTATTGCAGAAAAGATGAGGGGGGAAAAAACTATAACTTCCCCATCGGAAATATCTGAACTTGAGAAACGAATCGAGCTCATGCAAAGTCGACTGAAACTCTCTAAAAATATCCGCTATGACCCTCCGGCCCAGGACCACCATCGGCCCAAAAATCTCTTTGTAGGAAAAGTACTTGTGAGTTGCCCAGAGTACCTTCCAGGTGCGAAGAACGAAGTTCGACTTGAGGATTTCGGTATCAACTGCACACCATACATTCTCCGGAGTGGGAATAAAATCCATGGAATTTTGGACGATAATGAAGATGATATTTACCTTACCAG